From a single Raphanus sativus cultivar WK10039 chromosome 3, ASM80110v3, whole genome shotgun sequence genomic region:
- the LOC108847862 gene encoding inactive protein RESTRICTED TEV MOVEMENT 2 produces the protein MERKSDNATANRIYDEFDPIFNWKTEQGFETLTIYLPGFRKEQLKVQVTTTRKVRVMGERPAGANKWIRFRKEFPIQANIDVDSIGAKFEGANLVVKLPRLPMGRGGQTSPIGTTAKPPPVPKETSTKEKEAGVEKHAEKAPLPKPSREEETKRAEKEKALKATEKENVCDGVKQDYRSKVNAYKENLGGYVALMKNNQRAITLGMVAPAAAVLLLSLGFYAGQMFTS, from the exons ATGGAGAGAAAATCTGATAATGCTACTGCTAATCGTATCTACGATGAATTTGATCCAATCTTTAATTGGAAAACTGAACAAGGGTTTGAAACTCTCACCATTTACCTTCCAG GGTTTAGGAAAGAGCAACTTAAAGTGCAAGTAACCACAACGAGGAAGGTAAGAGTGATGGGAGAACGTCCTGCAGGAGCCAACAAATGGATCCGTTTCCGCAAGGAGTTCCCTATTCAAGCAAACATTGATGTTGACTCCATTGGTGCTAAATTTGAAGGCGCAAATCTTGTTGTGAAGCTCCCTAGACTACCAATGGGCAGGGGCGGACAAACTTCCCCGATTGGAACAACCGCAAAACCTCCTCCGGTTCCTAAGGAAACCTcaacaaaagagaaagaagcGGGAGTAGAGAAACATGCAGAGAAGGCTCCACTGCCAAAGCCATCAAGAGAGGAAGAGACCAAGCGGGCTGAGAAAGAGAAAGCTCTTAAAGCAACAGAGAAGGAAAACGTTTGTGATGGAGTTAAGCAAGACTATAGAAGTAAAGTGAATGCATACAAGGAGAATCTTGGAGGATATGTGGCCTTGATGAAGAATAACCAGAGAGCAATCACACTTGGTATGGTTGCTCCCGCGGCCGCCGTTCTCTTGCTGTCGCTTGGATTCTATGCTGGTCAAATGTTTACTTCTTAA